CGGTATCTTTTTGAGCCGCGTTAACAGGAACTTAGCCGCTGCCTTGGCGATGGTGTTCGCTATGTCTGTAGGTACGTGGATGATTACCTGGTTATATTTGATAACGAACATAATTACAGCCAGATGACCAACAGGATGTTAAATGTTTTCAAGAATGTGGGTATGGCCTACGGTTCACCACCGAGTCatggagcagcagcagctgcagtaTCTTGATTTACGCCTGCTGTTCACTCCACAGCATGTATGTTGGCAATACCAACCGAGATATAAAATACCGCTGTTGCATGGTAATTCAGCCCACTAAAACTGATCAAAACGGCATTATTTTTTCTACCTTGTGTTCTTCACTCAAAAAGTCATACAAACGTCAGGTTGAAGATAGCTTCAATAGCCAGCTCCTTAGGCGGAAGACGGTCGGTTATGGCCATGCTGCGATCACCACTGTATGTAATAAGCTCATTAATGGGTCAAGACAACGCGGAAGCCTGTGATGAGCGCAAAAGTCGCGCCAGCAAATTCTCTGTTGTGCCATATCTGCATCGCTTTTCCCATGGTTTAAAAGATGTTTCTAATCGGTACAAGGTTGACTTGGTGTTTTCCGCCTCCCAAAAGATTGAAATGATTTGTCCTCTTAAAAAAAGCAGGTTCTTCCGTAAAAGCTGGAAGTAAGACTAATCATGTCCACAGCTTTATACCCTGCAAGACAGGTTCAGTATATATGATTCCTTTGCATTGCGGTAAAGTATATGTTGGACAAAGCGGGAGGTGCATCAACATTAGACTGCAAGAACCCtacgctctctctcctcctttaATGCCACTTCTTATCATCTAGCCAACCATTGCCGTTCGTGTGGATGTAATCCACACTTTATGCACACTGTTCTTTCTTCATGTCATCATATTAAAACGACAAGAGAAAAATAGAAGCTTTTCACATCAACAGATTAAAAAAATGCATCAGTCAAGCATCGCGTCCATAGGCCTTTCATCTAAAGAATTAGATTCTCAGGCACACACGCATAGTATACTGCTACTTCGTACTGTTTTTGATCGACTGTATGTAGAGTAGATGTTTTTATGCTGTGTATGATTTCCACGTGGCTGTCTTCCTGATGATATCGCCCTGACGTGGTTCACGTGGCACCATTGATGTCAATGATTTGGACGATGCTGGGCATATAAGGGGCGTTTTTTCCAATAAAACTTTAGTTGTGATTAGAGCGCATGTCCTGTTTTTCTCGTCCTTATATTatttctagcgctgccccatacactTCATTATGTATCGCAGgagcatcgtcatcatcatcatagaaCCACCTACGAAGAAGCTAAGAAGAAGAGGAGGTGAAGCATTTTtagaggccttcaatagatgcgaTCCCCCGTAGTAGGTTgggccattcctctaggaaccaaccaacccaCGAAGAACAAGAAAGCGCGGCCGAccgtccagaatggtgcgcctgtGTCCATGACGAACCACTCGCTCTTTAAGTCTAGTCATCTCCAtaacgcccatgcaacaaagggcGGCACCAACGAAAACACAAGAGTGTGTTAATTTTGTCACAAAATATTGCtgtatcgttcattcgctgccaCTTAGACTACTTTTGTGTAgccaattcaagcccaaatgaaatgtttcattgtataagagccaaatctaaattttactcctgaatacctaCTATGGTGAGCTATATACATTTTAGTCGCAATGTGGGTTTGAAGCATTTATGGAAAAGGAGCACACTGCCAGGAAATTGTTCGAGCAGGCCATACAATATTGTCAATAGTGAAAAAGTTTTTCACAGTTTCACCTTAAGTATGCTTGGCTCCTTTAGCAAAAATATGCCACATATATTGTATGCTTGAATGACGTGTGCATCCTGAAGTAATAAACATATCAGTTGCCGCTAATAATCAAATGACACCTTTGCTGTGCTTCGTTTATAGGCCCTGGTAATATCATCACCTGGACCAGTGACACAGTGTTCAAATAAAACAGTTGTATTATTTGAAGTAGAGAAACGAAGCCACAAAGTCAATCACGTGTGCTTCTAGCAACGCGCTCCTCTTCCATGTTATAGGTTTTCGGCTCCGCTGCTCTTGCCAATGACACTCTGTATCCACTGGATGTGATGAGCTGTGCTGGCGAAGACGAAGGGCGAGGTTGGGAAGTCCCTGAGGCGGAACCAAGAAAACACCCCGATCACGTACCAGTCATCGGTGGTAAGCAGCAGAGGAGCACCGAAGTCGTCCTGCGAGCAGTCAGCGTTCGACTGTTTGCCTAACTGTTTAGCTCCACCAGTGTGTCCATAGCAGTTAGGCTGCCCAGAGGGAGCAAGTTAAACGCTCGAAGTTTTGTATAAAGAACAAAAGTGCTCTGTTTCTTTAAATATAAAATATTTGCGGCTCCCTGTAAGAAAAACGGCAGCGGATAAGCATCGAAATAATGTAGTTCAGGGCAATACTTCGTGATGAAAAATCCCTCGAACACGGGTTGTTGCCAGGGTCAACgttagagtagagtagatcctttaAATTGTGGCACGCAACGTTTAGACAAGCAGttgcagtcttgaagaagacaaggctgcTAGTCGAAGCGTTGGCTCCAGCCACTCCACGTGTTGCAAGGATCTTTATCTGAGCAGATAAGGATGTGTATTAAATGCACTGAGCTTTATGTGAATATTAGACCATATATTTGTATTACAATTTGAGTTGTTACTGAGAATGCGTCAAAGCCGGCTTCCCACGCAATAAAGAACATATTACTTTGAGCTCAATTGGCAACAGCATATATCTTCCTTGCTGATCTCAGAAGTTACAACTGAAGGAATCGTAGTGCAGCGTATAAGCTTCAGAACAAACGTTAGAAGAAATTTTGCAGTGACACGTGCGTCCACTAACGTCTCACGAAGTGGAAAACTTTGCGTATGTAAATCGTGTTACAGTATAGTTTAGAATGTTTTTGCTCTGCAGACAGTGCACAGTTATGAAAATGTTCTTTTGCAGTGTAAATCTGAAACATGTGCAGGAATTTTATTATTAATGGAAGCTTTAGCGCTATAGCTTAAGGACGAGgttgatgaaggcgaaaataaCACAAATGTCAACTCAGGATTGATTTCTCAGAAACCTATAAATGTAGTAAAACTGCTCACGGCCACGAAGGCTGAGAAAAAATCCAGGAGAATCCGACAGTGGTCAGGAACAAATACAAAGTAGTTAGCTTCAGCCAACTACATCGACGAGGAGAGAAAGACACGCCGCGGGACCAGCGACTCTGGTGTGTCTTGTGTCTTTCCGCCCCCGCCTCCTAGTAGTTGGCTGAAGCCCTCCCCGCTATGTGCAATGAACGAGCTCACAATTCTCAAAAGTGCATAGGTTTTCCTTGCCATCTTCCTCTGTTCTAGCTCTAGAATCAGCGTCGAAATAAATTAATACAATCTTGTTGAGTTTCATGTATTTATCAGACTTTAGTGTACAATCATGAGAAAAATCGCGGGGAGAAAGCATGTGGGAGTTGTCATACGCTATAGCTGGATGCCTAATATAAGAACggtaaagggaaaaaaaataagaatatcATAAATAACAACAGAAGACTAAAAAAGCAAGCGAATAAAAAATCTACGCAAGATGTCCTGTGGGAGTTGTCTAGAAAGAAAGCGCCTAAACAGCTCCGAAAGAAGCATTGTATATAATAGAAGCGGAGCGTCTCACCAAGTGAGGCTGGCCGTCTTTGGCGGTCGCACACACCTGGTCCTGCATATTAGCAGTCGGATAGGCTTCCTTGCAGCGCTCGGCACTACGCAACCTGAGGGTCACGCGCTGAAGGTGATCACTGTGGTTCAGCCGTGCCTCCTCTGCGTCAAAAACCGGGGAATTGTTGATCAGGAAACAGTTCTCATAACTCTTCTCTTTGTGAAGCGTTATGAGGGGAGGCCGCCATTGCATCCTGACGTCCGACAATGCAAAGCTACTCAGCTCTCATTGTTCAATTCTGCGCAAATAATGACACCGGACAAATTGAAAGCACCGGACACTGTCCGGACTTagtcattttaaaacaaaagcGCACAGCTTGCActggtggcgcaaggctggaaccatcagcggagctagtgttgcgacctagctaagttttgctagtaatgccaagcttttgctagagatgctaagcTTTTTAGTAGTGCTATgtatggctagacttggctaAAGATCTCACGTGACTACGTGTTACGTGATgttgattttagtcatgtgactagttgttacgtggtgTTTGACGGGAACATGTCACATGATTAGATATTACGCGATGTGCGAGATTTTAGTCACGTTActaaatgttacgtgatttttagccgTGGGACTAGGTGTGGCGTGATTTACGTGATTTTTGAGTCGCTCGAGTAGTTAGgtgatgttacatgattctagtcacgtgactagctacaTGATGTTACGTAATTTTCGGTCACCTGACaatgttacgtgacgttacgtgattttagtcatgtgactaaatgTTGcgggatttttagtcacgtggctggTTATTAcgtggtgttacgtgattttagtcacgctgCCAGTTATTACGTGATGTTATGTTATTTTTAGTCGTGTGActggttgttacgtgatgttacgcgatttcATTCTGGTGACTAGTTGGTACGTGATGTTACGtcatttttagtcacgtaacagactcgCCCATCATATTGATTGTattccacgccggacaagtcGGCGTACGTATTGTGAGAGCGACGCAGAAGTTGAAGAGGACGAAACGAGCGTGTaccggttcataatgatgataattactgttcgcactacccggcgcataGAGTtaatactgactctagaggaaaagcttcccatagggcccatgcatggAGACCTataactgggtgattccacgtaagatcgaacaaacgatggctggtcgacctctcaaatttatttcaaaatttatatattattgcctgatgagtggaaagaagagatccgcaatttgttttgccgccaaaaattttttcgaaccacaggaaatcaataatgacgaagaggtggagtggagcgctcatccgctctgctgttttggccaactttcgttatgaattgcacaaaatatattaaagttaggtagctgaaatttatttacctaaatatatgcatgtttttgcttctgctcaggtattttagttttttgtgtagtgtagatgtttttataaaaaacctcaaaaatggcccaatcggcaaaattttctttactttgaaggtctttatctcaaaatgccttgtagcagagcgacaaaattctgcattacgttcttcgcatgcttatctaccaaactgccaaatcttgtatttatataacttttcagtaaacagatatgatcgggctaatttcaagaaaacaccgaacaatggaaacttctgacgacaattaaaaaaaaaaccccattttttaaatttcttaaactttgtccacttattctccttcacatcagctttcacaatcattaaaaacatgttgcataatgtcgttgcactaatagttacggcccctccaatgagacccttaggcaaggatgggcaattccgacttcttgcccagcaagtgtataaaatgcaggcaggattgaatttctttttattaaaaggccagcaggtacctaaaaaggtgtcgccggcactgaagacggtaATTTTGAaaatttggtcactgcagcggccacgagcgcggtgCTACCGAtcagcgcgcgcgcacccgagatgctcgttgtaagagacggcgcagtgagagctcgttttcgcgtcctcagaccgattgagttcgaaacagcaacacctctctggtgacttgaacgcacgtgcaccggtagtcgcattgatctggttaattgcgtcgatttctttttcagagggcataagaatgtcatcgttaaactgtgcgtttcgtgaagatctttcattgcagtggtagcaaaagcacgcgtagcacaagtagtccgtctcactgacagtcactgatctttcgggcgttaaacgttccttcaaagcattcatgtctagatcggtaactctgcgaaattttggcttctttgtaataattaaaggagtactgacacgattttgagccatcgcaaaagggacattttttgcttcgttggtatgcagtgtccacgctgtccacacactggagtcggagaacacgtataaaatattttaatttgactttgaagttttcgtcgctgagcatttgcaagccagccacactgcaaggacattatcccgacaagtcaagacagttcctccgagttcgcgagttctgcgtcctgcatgcagcctaaatcgtagaaatcactgttagggtcactggacgacaatttactcatcgttgtctattgcaccacgagcagatgacggatttccgctagtacgtcgcgaatttctgtatctccgtgacgtcacactgctatgaaacgacactgagaaaccaccccctcgatatcgaaaccgaaagtgtctttttaaggtggcgctaattaaaatatataggatgcattcccaggcaccgcaatagtcgttttacgtttctcgacaccagtattttatttagagcaacaatccgaatttttttaaaattcgtgtgagtactcctttaagcttcttgtgcttcgaaaggtagtctccacaatagactcattcagagctatactttctcgtcatgagacgcacaggaggagtagagtaagagcaaagcacaagaactatccgcgccgaatgaagtgtgaacagcgcaccgaacgcgcggccagttcacgccgtctgctgccaacatctaatatagacaagcgcatccggttaccgatagttttgcttttctttcctttgagaatttatattttgctttgccactggagcgccacgttcatgctttccactgatcgcaactggcgcagcgcagtttctgtggcagcagcgtgcgtgaagcgagcgctcatagctcccttatagagttttcatcttgcttccatctccgccgtgttatcagcgcctagctgagatgcaaacagagggtggatagaatagcgaagctccagtgcacgtgcgctgaagtcacccgagaggtgttgctgtttcgaactcaatcggtctgaggacgcgagaacgagctctcactgcgccgtctcttacaacgagcatctcgggtgcgcgcgcgcctactcggtagctccgcgctcgtggccgctgcagtgaccaaataatttcaaaattaacgtcttcagtgccggcgacacctttttaggtgcCTGCTGACCTTTAATAAatagaaattcaatcctgcctgcattttatacacttgctgggcaagaagtcggaattgcccatccttgcctaagggtctcattggaggggccgtaactattagtgcaacgacattatgcaacatgtttttaatgattatgaaagctgatgtggaggagaataagtggacaaagtttaagaaatttaaaaatggggtttttttaattgtcgtcagaagttttcattgttcggtgttttcttcaacttagcccgatcatatctctttaccgaaaagttatataaatacaagattaggcagtttggtagatactcatgcgaagaacgtaatgcggaatttttgtagctctgctacaaggcatttttgagataaagaccttcaaagtaaagaaaattttgccgctggggccatttttgaggttttttataaaaacatctacactacacataaaaactaaaaatacctgagcagaagcaaaaacatgcatatatttaggtaaataaatttcagctacctaactttaacatattttgtgcaattcataacgaaagttggccaaaacagcagagcggatgagcgctccactccacctcttcgtcattattgatttcctgtggttcgaaaaaatttttggcggcaaaacaaattgcggatctcttctttccactcatcaggcaataatatacaaAATTTTGagataaatttgagaggtcgaccagccatcgtttgttcgatcttacgtggaatcacccaactatAGTGTAATAGAATATGGGGTAGTGTGTCCAGGCGCCCCCCGCCATGCATGGCGTGAAGCAGCGCGTGGAAGATACCTTATCCTTAAGGCGGCGCTGCCGCAGCATGGGCTGGTGGGGTAGTCAGTGTAGCTCTACTT
Above is a window of Rhipicephalus sanguineus isolate Rsan-2018 chromosome 3, BIME_Rsan_1.4, whole genome shotgun sequence DNA encoding:
- the LOC125757595 gene encoding chymotrypsinogen B2-like, whose product is MEIEQDFPAMLDAVSLPKDLGNITGHVVETAGWGNTDEEQEARLNHSDHLQRVTLRLRSAERCKEAYPTANMQDQVCATAKDGQPHLDDFGAPLLLTTDDWYVIGVFSWFRLRDFPTSPFVFASTAHHIQWIQSVIGKSSGAENL